The nucleotide sequence tcagcaatttttgctacttcaggtccgtctactagaatgttgaagttttgcgtgattgcatttgctacttcagccccgtatgctgaagttacgcgaaaaagtgggtacgcttgcaatatttttgcaaagcgggcataagttaaaacgtgacccaaaaagcaggtatagatgcaaatgaaAGAGCATAACAAATATTGAATCATATTACATGTGAAAGAGAAAAATCATTGATAAAGAAAAGTACATCAAGAACAAAAATCTTTACTTTAACATAAAATGTACTTCAAACCACACTTGATATACCTAAACGATAACAGCACGAAGCCAAACAACTAAAACAATAATCTATTAACATACTCTTGGAAGCCCCGATTAGCACCGAAAATGTGAAACCAATTGGATCGTATAACATGCCTAAGAAAAGGGGATTGACAACATGTATATGAAATCTATATGAATGAATTTATTGAAAAAGGAAATGTTATGGTGAATGGGGAGGTGAAAAGTTTGTAACTCATCTAAAATTATAAGGATCCCATTAATTAGTGATTCAATCAATATAATAAATATGATTAAGATTTAAGAGAATTTAAGAATGTCTTTTGTGTTATTTAATCTAGCACGtaaattgatgaaaaatgaaggaaatgccaaaaaattgagaaaaaaagataaataggttTTTTGGGCAAAGAGAGGTGCCGAGTCAGCATTATTTTTTCCTCATATATAGATTGTAATTTGAGGCACAACCCTTAAGTCTTATAATGCATTTATCAGTCATTCTGCAAATTCTTTGATTTGAAGAAGTTGAAAACTATGCAACTATATTTaactatttgttttgtttaattaacTAATTGATATTCGAAGCTTTATTATTTAAGCAGAATACACTAAGAATAAACAATTTTTATCAAGTTATCCCATCTCTGTAACAAAAGTAATTACATtaataaaaataagtaattacGTAGTAATTTgcaaatcacaaaaataaaaagtcACTATTAGAAGTCAGCTTACATCCTAAAAGTGCACTTTCcactaaaagaaaattaaatgtAATCATTAACATATTAGtagtttatattttaatttaggaCCAAAAGTACATATGCTTAAATTATTACTTagaaaaagtaaaggaaaaaaaaaagagtttacaaacttaaaagagaaaaaaaaaaggaaattccTTTTGTGTTGAAAAAAGGTGGACACTACAGCTCAGAACACACATTACACAAATACACTTCCCATTTGTCTGTTTTCTTTTGCttacaaaaatatacaaatttagaGAACCGATTCAAccccttttctttattctctgCATGGATGTAATGTAAAGTATTTTACCCCCTGGTTCTGACACTGCCTACACACTTCACACATCTCTAAAGATTTCctcttttatttcttcctttCACAGTTTCCACCCAATTCCTTCCAATTCTGTCAACTGGGATCATCTTTCTTCCCTGAATTCCACAATATTTCACCAGTTTGACTTGTTGACTCTTACAGGTAATATCCTTACACTAAGACCCACAATCCCTTTTGGCCTTATGGTGACAAAAATTtgatctttttctatttttccatttTGTGTGTTCTTTATAGcctcaaattttaattttttttaaatcaagttTTGAGCTTTTTTAGTTGTGGTGATGGTTTAGTGTGTGTGtgggtgtgggggggggggggttgtgaTATTTGATTTGGGGTTGAACTGAATTCTGTTAAGTTGTTGTGAAGTCTGATCTTAATTTAACAGTCCAGTTTTTTAATTTGGAGATTACTGATCCCTTTTGGTGATAAAATTTGATCTTTTTTTAGTCTTCCTTTCTGGGTGTTCTTTATTGCTTCAAATTCGTTATCAAGTTTTGAGCTTTTTTAGTTGTTGATATGGTTTAGTGGGTTTTTGTGTTATTTGATTTGGGGTTGAATTGAATTATATTCAATTGTTGTGAAATAGTGTCTTATTTTGGAAGTCCAGTTTTCTTAATTTGGAGACTACTGATCCCTTTTGGCCGTTTGGTGATTAATTTGatcattttcttttgattttttagtTGTCCTTTTGGGGTGTTCTTATAGCAGTTTTgagcttttctttttgtttttgtgaagTATTGATCTTACTTTGAATTtattaatttcattatcaagttatGTTTCTTTGTTGTGGTTGATTAATTGGTTTTTGGTGATATTTGGTTGGGGTTAAATTTACTTCTGTTAAGCAGTTAGGAAGTTTCAGAAATCTGTGACTTTTAAAGATTAGATTTATAGttgcttcttccttttttttgggggggtgggggtggggtgggggggtggTGGGTTTAGGGGGTGGGGTATTTGGTTGGGATTGAATTGAATTCTGTTAAGCAGTAGTTGATGTTTCAAAAATCTGTGAATTTTAAAGATTGGATTCTTAGTTGTCTctctcccttttttcttttggagGTTGATTCTTTACTTTTTGATAAATTCTTGCTTTGGAGAATAATTGATCCGTTTTTGGTAATCTTATTAAATGTTAACTGATCTGATTTTCTTAGGCAAGTTTTTTTGGTGCTTCTTTAGTTAGTTGATATTTAGATATTTTGTGTCAAATTTAATTAGGTTTGGTTTCTTTTGATGGTGAATCTGCGGTTGTAGGGCactgaatatttattttatttatttagttttacACTTTTTCTACGTTTTGTGATGTTTAATCATCTTAGTAGTCTAATTCTTATTAAATTCATCCGATGATTCCAATGTTTAATCATCTGAATTTGACATGTTTGTAAAGCCTGATTTAGCGGGATTAAGTGACCCAAACTGGtggtttgaatttttttaattccCTTATGTTATCCATTACTGGATATAGAAGTTAACTGTTTGGATAGCCGCATGATAAGCCATGTTTAGCTTTTTCCCCACTTCAGCAATGATATGGGATTTTCCGTTTTGAATATCTCTTATAGTATTGGATCTATTTAGTTGAGATTTGAATGATGTGCTCCATTGATCTTGTTATGAAGTGTGAAAATGGTGTTTGCTTAGAGCTTTCATGCATTTTCTCTTAACAAATGAATAATCTTCTGAGATTTTGAATCAGAGCTGCGTCTTCGTACCTTGGACTAACTATTCTGGGAAGTCAAAGAATTTTTCAACCCTCGAATGATTTGATGGGGGTGTCAAACTCTAAACTAGATGAAGATAAAACCTTGCAGCTTTGTCGTGAACGGAAGAAATTTGTTAGGCAAGCTCTTGATGGCCGGTGTAATCTGGCAGCGAGTCATATTGCTTATATCGAGACTCTAAAAATTACGGGAACTGCTTTAAGGAAATTTGTTGAACCTGAGGCTCCATTTGAATCTTCAATCTACACTTCAACTAGTGCAACACCTGAGCCACTTGCATTAACTGAAAAGTCCCTTTCCCAGTTTTCATTCTCTTCTCCATTCTCACGTCATGCAGATGCAACTGAGAATGTCCTGCCGTCTCCTTCACCTCCAACCTCAAGTCGATACCATGTGAATCACATGAAATTTAGAGGTACATTTTCTAGGAAAGTTGAAGAAAAACCGCCGGTTCCAGTTACTGTTTCAGTTACTTCAAGTACACCACAGAACTCCACGCCTCGTTCCATAGAGAGGCCTGAAGCATCACCTTTTGAAACCCCTCCTTTCCCTTCTGAAACTTCACCTTGGGACTATTTTGGTCTTGGCCATTCTATCGATAATCATTTTACTTCACAAGATGGAAAGATAGAGAATGGAAATGACAGAAGACATCTCGGAGATGTGGATAGAGTTCCTGCatcagaagatgaagaagaacgGTATTCTTCACCAGGAAGGGATGATGGGTCACAGGTCTCAGATGATGAATTTGATGAGCCTTCCGCAGAAACGCTGGTCCGAAGTTTTGAAAATGTCAATAGAACAGCTGATCATGCTACTAGCAATAGTGTCTCACCTGACATAACCTCTGTGAGAAGGGTAGTTTCAGAAGCCAAGTCTCTGAATGGGGAGAAAAGCAAGTCACCTGATTTGTCCCCACTAAGAGATGCACCCTCAGGACCCGCTGTTGATAATGACATGAAGACACCAGTAAAAGAAAATGATATTGAGAATAAGATTGCACCCAAGGACTTCTTTTTGAGCATAAAAGATATTGAGTATCTCTTCGTAAAAGCATCTGAATCAGGAAGAGAAGTTCCACGCATGCTGGAGGCTAACAAATTTCATTTCCGTCCAATTTTTCCCGGGAAAGAAAGTATgtcctctctctttcttctctcatGCCAGATAGAAAACGCATATAAAATGGTCATAACCTTAACTCTGTCTATTTAATCAAGTTGGATAGGCAAGGGAACAAAGTGAGTATTTTGGACGTGAACTGTTGCTCTCTTAACTCTTTTGTATAGCATTCTTTCTGCATTTTTTTAATTGATCAATGATATTTTATCTGTGGCAGGTGGGTCAATGACCAAAATATTAATAAGATCTTGTTTCTCTTGCGGGGACGATCCAAGCCAGGTTCCTGAAGGTAGGCCGCTTAATATAGAGATAGCTGTGGTAGCTTTTTCAGGTTCTACatgtataataaataatttgtttAACACATTCTCGAGTTCTTTTCATCCCACTTCACTCTTGGGTCCACATGTTTTCTAGTTTATGATACGGAGATGGGGGAATCGAGCAAGATATAGGGAGGTTCTTTTTCCTTGAGGAGTGCAGATTATTATTTAGATCTGATTTGGTCTTCTAACTCTCAATAATCTACAAGAAAACACATATTAGcttttttaagtttttctcttttccatatgCTACTCTACTTCGTTTCCTCTTTTctagggttttgggggggggggtggttCTGGTGGTTGGGAAAGGTTATTGGAGGAGGAAATGAGGTAAACATTCTAAACAAGGAAAAATGTTATCATCTGAACCATTCATTTCTAACATCATGTTCATATTAAAAAGTTGAAGGAAGGGATTACTGTGCAATCACAACCTTGGTCCTGACCAAGTAGGTGTTCTGATCTCCTTCTTGCTATCCTTTTATCTTGGACACTTTTTTTCTCCATGCTCATTTGATCGGAATTCTTGCTGTCCACATTCGTTATGACCTCCTAAATATCAATGAAGCTATTGTGTTAATGCATGAATGTGCTTCTATTAGTAAATTTGAGACCATGTACGTATCCAAATACACAGTTCTGCATTAATCATCGCTATTGCTTGCTGACCATTGTATGTCAAATGATGGTTTTGAAACTTCTAACCTCATCCAGACTCACTCGCTTTAGATGCTCTTATGCATGGCTTATTACTTCTGCGTACCTTTCATCATATTTTCTTATAGCTTTTAcggtctttttgttttttttcctccATGAAGCTCATCCAGCCGTCTTAAAATTTTTTTCAGAGCCTCCCCAAACTTCCTTGAAGTACCTGACATGGCCTCGCACCACATCATCTCATGCTTCCTCCCCAAATCGGCTTGGTGTAAACTCAGCAGATAATATTGAGGATGTTACTAACAATCTCTTCGATAATTTCTGTATGGTCTCAGGAAGTCATGCCTCTACATTAGATCGGCTGTTTGCatgggagaagaagctatatgacGAACTCAAGGTAAGATATTGCTCATTTATGTATCGACGATGTATTTGTCTAGTTGTAACAGGGATACATGTATGTGAGCTAGTTAGTTATATGTAAACAACCCATAAGTCTTGTTGTTCTATGATGATGACATTCCTATGGATGAAAAACTTACCTCTTCGATGTTAGTTTCTGTACTCAGATATTTTGTATGCAAAAAGTATTAACTCTAGGTTTCATATGGGGTTTAATGAGGTAACTTATAAAAGAATATCCTAGTGGAAATGCTCTTCCCTCCACTTCCCCCCAAAGAAATCTAGTAATCTTGATGTTAATTATGTTTCTGCATTCTTTTTGAATGACAAACTAAATTTCAGTTTCAAAGTTACGTATTAAGTCAATTTCTTACAGAGTGCATTATTAATCCCTTGAAGCATGAAATTTGCAAGAAGATAGTCTAATTTTTCTTTCAGAGCTCTTGACTGATCTCTTGATGTAACTGGTCAAAAGAAACAATTCCGTAAATATTCTTCCCGTGTTTACATTCCTTTGGCCTGTTAAGATAGTGATAGACTTTGTACCACTGTTATCAAAGGCACGCTTaaagcgcgcttaagccctgaagcgaggctcaaaacatgttgagcgcttcgccttGCTTAGTGGGCGCTTCAGTGttgtcatcaaggctctaaggcatacttttccttgGCAATGAGCTTAATCGTGAAGAGATGACACTAAACAATTGATTACTTTAtcgtaaattttcttcaatttctttgccACATATATGGTATTCAAGCTTATAGGCATTAATCTTGGACTACACATACATATTTGTAGTTTTTCTCCATTTGCGCATTTCTTCATTAAAGCCCATGCTTTATTTGcactttgcgcttaaagccccaccAGACCatagagcttttttgcgcttttcgcttTTGATAACACTGCTTTGTACCAACGGTCATATATCTTCTTTTTTTCCAAAACCCAAGGCATAGTCTTCTGTCGAAGTTTCTTACTTGCTCTAATTATAGTTCTTTTGGAAGTACCGAGAGTTTAAATGAGATGCTTTTCCTTTCTCGTATTATTGTCTGAGATATATAGTGTTGTAAATTTGATATTAATCAATTAAGACATACTGAGATCCCAGACAAGAAATCAATGCATAACATCTGATCTTAAAATGGAATCTTGCAGTTGTGAAGATTAACATTTTGCAAAGTGATTGTGGTTGAATTTTATATCAACTCTTTAAGAAAAGTTGAAGAATTTATTAATAGACCTTTCAGTTTATTAGCATCTGCTGGTTATattctattttcctcttcttaatGGTGTTTGAGCTGCTTATTGTAAATATGTAGTCCTTTCCCCCGTATTCTTTAGTTGCCGGCGTACAACTAAATGTAAATATCTTTTGGCTTTCAGGCTTGTGAGATGATCCGAAGTGTTTACGATGCTAAGCGTAAGCTTCTGCGACAACTAGAATCTAAGGTAGAAAGTCCACAGAGGATAGACAAGACACGTGCTGGTGTGAAGGATCTTCACTCGAGAATTGGAGTTGCAATTCATAGAATTAATTCCATCTCAAGGAAAATTGAGGAAATAAGAGACAAGGAGCTTCAACCTCAACTGGAGGAGTTGATTGAGGGGTACGTCACTAATGTTGCTCACTATTTTAGCATTGAATATAATGTAAATCTATAGAGATATTCACTTAAATGCACTCCATACGAGGTACTCAATGCAGGAAAAAAACTCGTTATATCATTGCACATCCTATAAAGAAGAAAACATGCACTTTAATAGTTCCATGCTTCAGAGATATGGAGAATCTCCATCAAGTTCTCTCTACCATTATATGTTGAGCAAAAAAATTGTTTTTGCAATTTTTCACCAGTTTTGTCAGGAGAGAAAAGCTCTCCTCCtcacaaaaaaaaaacagcaTTCTCACACACGTGTGCTCATGTTTGTAGGAGGATGGCTTTTGAAGGTTAATGGTtagaattattttcttattttattgtGCGCGTGCTAACCTGTTCCTATGACAGATTGAGGAATATGTGGGAAATGATGCTCGACAGCCACAAGCTTCAGCTCCATATCATATCAATAGCTCATTCCCCTGGAAATATGAAGATCCTTATTCACTCAGATACTCGTCGGCAGATCGCCATCCATCTTCAAAATCAATTGAGTTCTCTATCTTCAAGTTTTACAAAGTGGATTGTCGCTCAGAAGGCATACGTGGATGCTATAAATAAGTGGCTCCACAAGTGTGTCTCCCTTCGCCAGCAATCATCCAGGAGAAATAAAAGAAGGTTGCAACCTCCGCCACTCAGAAACTATGGCCCGCCTATTTATACCACCTGTTCTGTCTGGTTGGAGATGTTTGATTCTTTACCCACTAAAGAAGTTTCGGATGCTATGAAGGGCTTGGCCGCTGAAATTTCTCACTTCCTACCACGGCAAgagaagaaccaagggaagggtaCAAATCATCATCCTCATGGAAGTGATCCAGCTCTTACCCCACTGAGAGATGATTCTCCTGAGGACTGGATAACCGGCTTTGATCGTTTTCGTACAAGCTTGGCTTTTTTTCTTGGCCAGTTAAACAACTTTTCTGAGTCTTCTCTGAAAATGTTTACTGATCTCCAAAAGGCCATCCAAGAAGCCAAGCATAGTTATGCACTGCGAATGAACTCCCAATCATAAAATGGTCTTCGGAGAAACAAATAAGTTGCAAAATGTGAAGTAGCAGCAGATACTGAAAGGCAGGCTGAAACTCTGAAGAGATACCAGTGAATATAGCAAAGCAAGGACTATTTATTCTGTCATTTGTACAGGGAGGTAAACAAAAGGGAATAATTCTTGGAGCATCAATATATTTTTGTTGAAtcttgaaataataaaaatccctaTATAGTGGCTGTATATGCATATTTTGAAATGGGGCAATGGGAAAGTAAGGAGTGTAGAGTAGTCATTAAGAGAGCTGTTTATATGATAGCAAAACATGTACATTACTTTGATGAACTCAGTTACAGTTTCATTAAATATTTTCCAGTTCCATATTTGTTTCTATTTTATGGAGCTTTCCCAAGTCGTTTAGAGAAGTTTGGGTGTGCTAGAAAATCCCTCAATATTGCAACCTTCATTGCGTAAGTTAGCTTTTGCGGTTGAGTTAGGTCTATATTTATTTCTTTAACAGAGGAGGCAGACTCCATATGAATAGCTCCCCCAAGAAGACTTGCGCTAACCTGAGTACCAAGTACAACATGCAAGCtattgtctttgagatgaagcaTAACTAATACATTCATTATTACTAGATTAATTGCTTGGCTTGTGAAGTTGTGGTTTAATGATTGTTCCTACGCCTTCCTTTCTTAATCAGAAAAGTTCCATACCTTCCCAACAATGTAGCCATATCAAAATAGTTAGACAATTATCTTGATGCCGTATCCAGATTTCCAAAAGGCCCTTGATATTGGGAAAGGCGGAGGGGTTGGATTGGGCTCTTACAACGGTCTCAAATTAATATTAGGCGAACCACTTCTAACACTACTGCAAGACATACTGTTGGTTGGCACTGTAGTCGAGCACTGCATTGCAATCTGCATATAAAGTCACACTCTTTATAACAACATTCTTATATAATAATCATtcattataaaaattaaatttttttcggAACTGATTTTAAGTTATGCTATAGTATATATATCCTCTATAATAACAATAAACTGTATCAGAACAAATGATGTTGTTATAAAGAAATTTGAGTGTACATGTGatattgttggttgaagttggggGTGCATTGTTCTTCTTGTTTGCCGTTTCAAGTTCTTGTTCACGAGCAAAGTACAATTCCATTCACATAACTTGATAATTTAGGACTACGAGATTGGCTGTTGTTGGTCTAAGCAGAAACTGTGTCAAATTGGACAAGTTACCTATGAGAAAACATGTGATTCAGCTCACAAACAAATCTAGGTTCACGAATATATCCCCAAACTCGCGAATATATATTCAAGGAAgccaaaaatttatttattttctatgtaGGATGAATTAACTAAAATTTTCAGTTTATAAAATACAACAATTTTCTCCCTATATAAGAAAGAATCgtttatataaattaaatttgaCTAAAATGTTCTAGCCCTCTACCAAAGCCTCACACTATATTTACAATGTTTGGAAACTATTTTAGATTTCTCCGTTAAAGTATCCACCGTTATGTCACACTTAACCTTAACGGTAATTTCCCACGTCTTAACGGCTCCAACCTTGATCTTAACGGGCGCTTTAATGTCCACCCTAAACGGCACTTTCCCTTGCTTCTGTTCATTCCTTAACGCAGTCCTAACGGCGCTTCCGAGCAGGACGTTTGATCCTTTCAACGGCGTCTTAAAAACCGTTACGTTATTCGTTGGCTGATAAAATGCCGGGAATTCGCCGTTAGAGAGGTTAACATCGGAGTAGAGTACAGTAACGGAGCTTCCTTTCCTGTAGTAAATCCCGATCTTGTTGTTAGGGTTTTCAGCTCGGACAGTGACGTCAAATGCAGGCGATACGGAAGACGATGACGTCAGGTTGAAATTCTTAATCGCGACGTCGGAGATTGTGTACTTCGGCGCTTCAGGGCGGAAGACGAGGTAGAGAACGCCGGCGGTGATGCCGAGCGCGATAATGAGAATGAGGAGTAGAGAGAATGTGTAGCAAAGGCACCGACAGCAGCAGCTCCTGCGAGGCTTCCGTTTCGTCAGAGATTCGTAACGGCGGGAATTCTCCGGCGGAGGATACCGGTAGATTTGATCCTTTGGTACTTGAACTACATACGTTCCAGGCGGTGGCAGAGGCTTTGGAGACGCCGGCTGCGGTGGTTTTGTAGGAATTCCTACTTCGCCGGAGTTGTGCGACGACGGCAATGGGCTCTCCGGCGGCGAATCTCGAGGATGTACACGATCAGCCATAGTGTACTTATACAAAACTATAGATACAGAATATGGAGTGAGAGAACAGAAATGAATGTGAACGTTGTTGTGTGGAAGAATGTGAGCAAAGGAATAGCGGAAATGAATGAGGTTATGGATTGTGTGATgttttgtatttatatttatgGTAGTACGTGTGTGCGTGTAATGAAAGAAAAACCGCGTGACATGTTACACGCAAGAGGTGGATATATTAAATTTAGGTACAATTCAATATTTGAAGATCACAGTTGTAAAGCACAAAGCGGAAATTAACTAGGAAAAAACAAGAGAAATACCAATCTTAATTATCCATAATAATGGAAAATATGGTTTTATAGATCTTTAACAAATATTGTTTTAgttatataataatttttttaatacgaGATTTTCAGGAAATAACACAAGAAATTTGTAAATAAAACATATTACTAGTATTGTTTTTTTATTCAAATTGTAAACGGGCATAAGAGATTATTTCTTCTTTAAGGGACACTAGAATAATCTTTTTTCGCCTTTCATTTATGAAGCAGTGTGTTTTATCAGTAGCTTTAGAAATGGaatttttttctttagttatcTTATCCACAATGAAGATAATTTGACTCCAAATCTTCgatcaattaattaattattaatctcATCTTAAGAAAAATTTATTTCTTGTAACATCATAATGTGTGATACAACTTTCACTAAGTCAATTTTCCAAAACAGGAAGTGGACTATTTCTCGCTTTAGGTGAGGAATTTATTACTACATTGATGTGCAGCGGTGAATGAACGGAGTTTTGGTGAAAGGGAAATAGGTTGAAACAGTAAAGCTCATATTAATTGAGAGGCAAATAAGAATTATTCAAACAAGAAACAcatgaaataattaattaaagaaaatgaaactAGAGGAGAAAACGacaaaaagaaaagttcaaagGGTGGACTTCCTTAAAAATTGACAGCTAATAAGCTGTTAAGAAAATGGTGGCTATTAGTAagtcacgtccttagttgttaactaagtacatgTGCAGCACTTGACACAACtcactcacgatcttgcacaacttgctcacgttcttgctatgccaagtcagccttactacactcaagatcgctaagagaatgaaagaaaaaacaCAAGAGAATTATTAAAGGaaactttgtattagagagaacttgaactgtttgcttggtgaattacaaatgaGTGACCCccttatatactagtctcctaggggctaatgtgtaaatattaattattatacaagtccttgatatttacaagataaggactttctctagaattctctacaagcctagaagattccaaggactttcttagcaaatccataaggatctaggttcttcctaaggaaatatccatacctctctagaatcttctcacaaatgctagccttcttcttatgtaagcttccacatgacattaatatatgccaaatggcgccTACGCGGCATGATGACATAGtgggtcatcacactctcccccacccaatATTGCGACGACCGCGACGCAATGCTGCTAcataaactctcggatcttatctttgaattgccacaagtcttcatatcgttcccacgtggcctcctccggtgattgccctttccaatggacgaggaacataGCGGTGGCTTTTGCCCTTATTTTCGCCTGGCCTGGTAATCTATGATAGCCTCAATCTCCCGATCATGCGAGGCGGTGATAGTCATTGGCGTTCGACTTGATTGGCCCCTACTTGGATcatccttatcttcatgatatggcttaagcatgctGGCATGGA is from Nicotiana tabacum cultivar K326 chromosome 18, ASM71507v2, whole genome shotgun sequence and encodes:
- the LOC107816666 gene encoding NDR1/HIN1-like protein 13, which gives rise to MADRVHPRDSPPESPLPSSHNSGEVGIPTKPPQPASPKPLPPPGTYVVQVPKDQIYRYPPPENSRRYESLTKRKPRRSCCCRCLCYTFSLLLILIIALGITAGVLYLVFRPEAPKYTISDVAIKNFNLTSSSSVSPAFDVTVRAENPNNKIGIYYRKGSSVTVLYSDVNLSNGEFPAFYQPTNNVTVFKTPLKGSNVLLGSAVRTALRNEQKQGKVPFRVDIKAPVKIKVGAVKTWEITVKVKCDITVDTLTEKSKIVSKHCKYSVRLW
- the LOC107816668 gene encoding nitrate regulatory gene2 protein is translated as MGVSNSKLDEDKTLQLCRERKKFVRQALDGRCNLAASHIAYIETLKITGTALRKFVEPEAPFESSIYTSTSATPEPLALTEKSLSQFSFSSPFSRHADATENVLPSPSPPTSSRYHVNHMKFRGTFSRKVEEKPPVPVTVSVTSSTPQNSTPRSIERPEASPFETPPFPSETSPWDYFGLGHSIDNHFTSQDGKIENGNDRRHLGDVDRVPASEDEEERYSSPGRDDGSQVSDDEFDEPSAETLVRSFENVNRTADHATSNSVSPDITSVRRVVSEAKSLNGEKSKSPDLSPLRDAPSGPAVDNDMKTPVKENDIENKIAPKDFFLSIKDIEYLFVKASESGREVPRMLEANKFHFRPIFPGKESGSMTKILIRSCFSCGDDPSQVPEEPPQTSLKYLTWPRTTSSHASSPNRLGVNSADNIEDVTNNLFDNFCMVSGSHASTLDRLFAWEKKLYDELKACEMIRSVYDAKRKLLRQLESKVESPQRIDKTRAGVKDLHSRIGVAIHRINSISRKIEEIRDKELQPQLEELIEGLRNMWEMMLDSHKLQLHIISIAHSPGNMKILIHSDTRRQIAIHLQNQLSSLSSSFTKWIVAQKAYVDAINKWLHKCVSLRQQSSRRNKRRLQPPPLRNYGPPIYTTCSVWLEMFDSLPTKEVSDAMKGLAAEISHFLPRQEKNQGKGTNHHPHGSDPALTPLRDDSPEDWITGFDRFRTSLAFFLGQLNNFSESSLKMFTDLQKAIQEAKHSYALRMNSQS